AACACACGTAACCATGAACCGTTTATATTTACTGTAGGAACAGGCCAGGTGATTCCTGGTTTTGAGACCGAAGTAATAGGAATGAGCCTCGGAGAAAAAAAGTCTTTCAAGGTTCCTGTTGAAGATGCATATGGTGAATATTATAAGGAATTAGTCACAGAAGTCGATAAGAAAGAATTCCCTGACGACTTTCAGTTTGAAGCAGGACAGCATTTGGAGTTTCCAGGTACGGATGGCCAGGTTGGTCTTGCAACTGTTCTCAAGGTTACAGATACAACAGTCATATTCGACAGAAACCACCCACTGGCAGGCAAAGAGTTATTTATGGACATTGAGATATTAGAGGTTATTTAACCAGTCTTCCATAAGTGGATCTTCAGGAATC
The Nitrospirota bacterium genome window above contains:
- a CDS encoding peptidylprolyl isomerase; this translates as MAVADFGRTVKVHYTVKLEDGTVVDNTRNHEPFIFTVGTGQVIPGFETEVIGMSLGEKKSFKVPVEDAYGEYYKELVTEVDKKEFPDDFQFEAGQHLEFPGTDGQVGLATVLKVTDTTVIFDRNHPLAGKELFMDIEILEVI